Proteins encoded by one window of Aspergillus puulaauensis MK2 DNA, chromosome 4, nearly complete sequence:
- a CDS encoding putative mitochondrial translation initiation factor IF-2 (BUSCO:EOG092610ZY;~COG:J;~EggNog:ENOG410PFVW;~InterPro:IPR023115,IPR005225,IPR015760,IPR027417, IPR000795,IPR004161,IPR009000,IPR036925;~PFAM:PF00009,PF11987,PF03144,PF01926;~go_function: GO:0003924 - GTPase activity [Evidence IEA];~go_function: GO:0005525 - GTP binding [Evidence IEA]) yields MAPKKGNRKQEDWEAELGESIPAAGGDSPTEDAPPAEGGNDGEAAGSGGLLAALRKNKNKKAKKGKSANDFVEGEDASEGANGDADFSSKQPEEGTFDEDDVFAGKKNKPIKAVETPAAEPEDDDSGPRVKTKKEKEREKKEREKQRKREQAASKKKTGEPKQAQQAKPEPKKEEPAAAPAAPAPEPAGGKKKKVPAHLLAIQKQQEALRQQREEEERRLAEEKAAEDAKRLLTEEEAQKKEEARQRKKEKERERKEQLKKEGKLLTKAQREAKERNELRMKQMLAAGVGTVAGLEEGGAEKKRPVYENKKKKAPKKHEEDLEAAAARAKAQREAEDERRRKEEEERKAKAEAEAAAASAAAAATGEESEDDDWEKAADAEDVKDSWDAPSDEEETEKKPAVANGQGKTLPERPAAKSAQEESDEESEEDSDEESDSEDEEQSATQKAIAQRKAEAAERRKKQHEEALAARSKDNLRSPICCILGHVDTGKTKLLDKIRQTNVQEGEAGGITQQIGATYFPVDSLRQKTAVVNKDGKFDFKIPGLLVIDTPGHESFSNLRSRGSSLCNIAILVVDIMHGLEPQTLESMRLLRDRRTPFIVALNKIDRLYGWKKIDNNGFQESLEMQSKGVQNEFRTRLERTKVLFAEQGFNSELFYENKSMARNVSLVPTSAHTGEGVPDMLKLLTSLTQERMTNALMYLSEVECTVLEVKIIEGLGTTIDVVLSNGILREGDRVVLCGLNGPISTNIRALLTPAPLKELRLKSQYVHNKEVKASLGVKIAANDLEHAIAGSRLMVVGPDDEEEDVEEEVMSDLENLLSKVSKDMRGVSVQASTLGSLEALLEFLRVSKIPVANISIGPVYKRDVMMCGTMLEKAKEFAVMLCFDVKVDKEAQAYADDVGVKIFTADIIYHLFDDFTKHMAELTERKKEEAKLLAVFPCVLKTVAVFNKKDPIVIGVDVAEGSLRLHTPLSAIKTNGTTGAKEIVELGRVAGIERDHKAVQVVKRGQPSVAVKIDGSNQPMYGRQLEESDTLYSHISRASIDTLKEFYRSDVSMEEWALIKKLKPAFDIP; encoded by the exons ATGGCGCCGAAGAAGGGAAACAGAAAGCAGGAGGACTGGGAAGCAGAACTAGGAGAGAGCATTCCTGCTGCGGGTGGTGACAGCCCAACTGAGGACGCTCCTCCCGCTGAAGGTGGCAATGATGGAGAGGCCGCGGGCAGTGGTGGCCTACTCGCTGCTCTgaggaagaacaagaacaagaaggccaagaagggcAAGTCTGCAAACGACTTtgtcgagggcgaggatgctTCGGAAGGAGCAAACGGGGATGCAGACTTTTCCAGCAAACAACCTGAGGAGGGCACAttcgatgaggatgatgtttttgctggaaagaagaacaagccTATCAAGGCTGTCGAAACACCGGCAGCCGAGCCTGAAGACGATGACTCCGGGCCCCGCGTGAAGacaaagaaggagaaggaaagagaaaagaaagagagggaaaagCAGCGAAAGAGAGAACAG GCCGcttcgaagaagaagactggtGAACCTAAACAGGCCCAGCAAGCGAAGCCTGAaccgaagaaggaagagcCCGCCGCCGCACCCGCCGCCCCTGCGCCTGAGCCTGCTGgtggcaagaagaagaaggtcccAGCTCATTTGCTTGCAATCCAGAAACAACAGGAGGCTCTTAGACAAcagcgcgaggaggaagagcgtCGCTTAGCagaggagaaggctgctgaagATGCGAAACGACTCctgactgaggaagaggcccagaaaaaggaagaggcTCGCCAAcgaaagaaggagaaggagagagaaaggaaagaacaactaaagaaggaaggaaaacTTCTTACGAAGGCTCAGAGGGAGGCCAAGGAACGAAATGAGCTGCGTATGAAGCAAATGCTTGCTGCAGGTGTTGGTACTGTTGCTGGTTTGGAGGAAGGTGGCGCTGAGAAAAAGCGGCCTGTTTAtgaaaacaagaagaagaaggccccTAAGAAACATGAGGAGGACCTCGAGGCTGCCGCTGCTCGGGCTAAGGCTCAGCGTGAAGCCGAAGACGAGCGAcgaagaaaggaagaggaggagcggaaAGCTAAggccgaagctgaagctgctgctgcctctgctgctgctgctgctactggCGAGGAGAGTGAAGATGACGACtgggagaaggctgctgaCGCCGAGGATGTAAAGGATAGTTGGGACGCTCCCAGtgacgaggaagagacaGAAAAGAAGCCCGCTGTTGCCAACGGTCAAGGAAAGACGTTACCAGAGCGACCTGCAGCTAAGTCTGCTCAGGAAGAGTCCGATGAGGAATCAGAGGAAGACTCCGACGAGGAATCGGActctgaagacgaagagcagTCCGCGACTCAGAAGGCAATTGCCCAGAGAAAGGCAGAAGCCGCTGAGcggagaaagaagcagcaCGAAGAGGCTTTGGCAGCACGGTCGAAGGATAACCTGCGTTCTCCCATTTGTTGTATTCTGGGTCACGTCGACACTGGTAAGACAAAGCTTCTGGATAAGATTCGACAGACAAACGTCCAAGAAGGTGAGGCAGGTGGTATTACCCAACAAATCGGTGCTACATACTTCCCTGTCGATTCTCTGCGTCAGAAGACTGCTGTTGTGAACAAAGATGGCAAGTTCGACTTCAAGATCCCAGGTCTGCTCGTTATCGATACCCCTGGTCACGAGTCTTTCTCCAACCTGCGATCTAGAGGTTCGTCTCTTTGTAACATTGCCATTCTCGTTGTCGATATCATGCACGGTCTCGAACCGCAAACTCTAGAGTCTATGAGGCTCCTCCGTGACCGCCGTACTCCATTTATCGTTGCTCTAAACAAGATTGATCGTCTGTATGGCTGGAAAAAGATTGACAACAACGGCTTCCAGGAGAGTTTGGAAATGCAGAGCAAGGGCGTTCAGAACGAGTTCCGTACACGTCTGGAGCGAACCAAGGTCCTCTTCGCCGAGCAAGGTTTCAACTCCGAGCTCTTCTACGAGAACAAGTCGATGGCCCGGAATGTGTCTCTCGTGCCAACGTCCGCCCACACGGGCGAGGGTGTTCCCGACATGTTGAAGCTTCTGACAAGCTTGACCCAGGAGCGTATGACCAACGCTCTGATGTACTTGTCCGAGGTTGAGTGTACTGTTCTTGAAGTGAAGATTATCGAAGGTCTCGGTACTACCATCGACGTTGTCCTGTCGAACGGTATCCTGCGGGAGGGTGATCGGGTTGTGTTGTGCGGTCTTAACGGCCCTATATCAACTAATATTCGAGCATTGCTCACGCCTGCTCCTCTGAAGGAGCTCCGATTGAAGTCTCAATATGTTCACAACAAGGAGGTCAAGGCATCTCTTGGTGTTAAGATCGCAGCCAATGACCTGGAACACGCCATCGCTGGTTCCCGCCTCATGGTCGTCGGAcccgatgatgaggaggaggacgtcgaagaagaagtcatGTCTGATCTCGAGAACTTGCTCAGCAAGGTCTCCAAGGATATGCGCGGTGTCAGTGTTCAAGCGTCCACCCTCGGCTCCCTTGAGGCGCTGCTCGAGTTCCTCCGCGTTTCCAAGATTCCGGTTGCAAATATCTCGATTGGTCCCGTGTATAAGCGCGATGTGATGATGTGCGGTACAATGTTGGAGAAGGCTAAGGAATTCGCAGTCATGCTGTGTTTCGATGTCAAGGTTGACAAGGAAGCGCAAGCCTACGCAGACGATGTTGGTGTCAAAATCTTTACTGCAGACATCATCTACCACTTGTTTGATGACTTCACCAAGCACATGGCAGAGCTCACAGAGcgcaagaaggaagaggcgaAACTCCTTGCCGTCTTCCCCTGTGTCCTCAAGACGGTGGCCGTCTTCAACAAGAAGGATCCTATCGTCATCGGTGTCGATGTTGCTGAGGGCAGCCTGCGGTTGCACACTCCCCTATCTGCCATCAAGACAAATGGAACCACTGGTGCTAAGGAAATTGTCGAGCTCGGAAGAGT TGCCGGTATCGAACGCGATCACAAGGCAGTCCAGGTTGTTAAGAGAGGACAGCCCTCCGTCGCGGTCAAGATTGATGGCTCCAACCAACCCATGTACGGTCGACAATTAGAAGAGTCCGACACACTGTACTCTCACATCTCTCGTGCAAGTATCGACACACTGAAGGAGTTCTACCGCTCTGATGTATCCATGGAAGAATGGGCCCTtatcaagaagctcaagccCGCTTTCGACATTCCTTGA
- a CDS encoding uncharacterized protein (COG:S;~EggNog:ENOG410PWX4;~SECRETED:SignalP(1-19)): MYTIKIVSALAILATASQAAQVNRPAIKDSTIMRSTVSCTDCPGNDCYQCTYGSEDRLRANTGGLAWIRSIVGFEIPGDVDPSTITQCTVQFPAFTKLPEYGFNLTVSPAVSSDWDEATVSGNNAPPSTDAINTFPVPALTNPPLLDITNACKAAGDDGQFSIYIGAESGSFEIWSKDSGNPAILHISHD; the protein is encoded by the coding sequence ATGTATACCATCAAGATTGTCTCCGCCCTTGCGATTCTCGCGACTGCCTCCCAAGCAGCCCAGGTCAACAGACCTGCAATCAAAGACTCAACCATCATGCGGTCGACTGTGAGCTGCACCGACTGCCCTGGTAACGACTGCTACCAGTGCACCTACGGCTCTGAGGACAGGCTGCGGGCAAACACTGGCGGTCTCGCCTGGATTCGCAGTATTGTCGGGTTCGAAATTCCTGGCGACGTGGATCCTTCCACTATTACCCAGTGCACTGTGCAGTTCCCAGCCTTCACCAAACTCCCAGAGTACGGATTTAACTTAACCGTTTCTCCTGCGGTCTCCTCTGACTGGGATGAGGCCACTGTGAGTGGCAACAATGCGCCTCCTTCAACGGACGCTATCAACACTTTCCCTGTGCCGGCATTGACAAACCCGCCCCTGTTGGATATAACGAACGCCTGtaaggctgctggtgatgatgggCAATTCTCGATCTATATTGGGGCGGAATCCGGTTCCTTTGAGATTTGGTCGAAAGACTCCGGGAACCCTGCTATTTTGCACATCTCCCATGACTGA
- a CDS encoding rhodanese-like domain-containing protein (COG:D;~EggNog:ENOG410QEEU;~InterPro:IPR001763,IPR036873;~PFAM:PF00581), whose amino-acid sequence MTSLISVRHRPGDIASLVARATKYALPRERTAARNLRTGRQLSTSCLARRTQFQASQYSRFSRVQTTPAHRFPQVSPSTVRWNSEKSGSPTFRQWGFEDINARLPSETADTPPSSPQKNLILVDVREPAELTSTGVIPSAVAVPLASQPDALFLTPDEFETRFGYPKPGAGSGEDGGDIVFYCKAGVRARAAAQLAVQAGYDPERIGVYDGSWLDWAQNGGRAEEWEGYE is encoded by the exons ATGACCTCCTTAATTTCCGTCAGACACCGACCAGGTGACATCGCGTCCCTCGTCGCGCGCGCCACCAAGTATGCTCTCCCCAGAGAGCGTACCGCAGCCCGAAACCTCCGCACTGGCCGACAACTCTCAACATCATGCCTCGCACGCCGAACCCAGTTTCAAGCCAGCCAATACTCCCGGTTCTCGCGGGTGCAGACTACACCAGCACATCGTTTTCCACAAGTATCACCGTCAACCGTTCGCTGGAACAGCGAGAAGAGCGGTAGCCCTACATTCCGACAATGGGGCTTTGAAGAT ATAAATGCGCGTCTCCCCTCAGAAACAGCAGACACGCCGCCTTCCTCGCCCCAAAAGAACCTCATCCTAGTTGACGTCCGCGAACCAGCCGAACTCACCAGTACCGGGGTCATCCCCTCCGCAGTTGCCGTGCCGTTAGCTTCACAGCCGGATGCCCTCTTTTTGACGCCGGATGAGTTTGAGACTAGGTTTGGGTATCCCAAGCCCGGCGCGGGCTCGGGTGAAGACGGGGGTGATATAGTATTCTACTGCAAGGCGGGAGTGAGGGCCAGGGCCGCGGCGCAGTTGGCTGTCCAAGCCGGGTATGACCCGGAGAGGATCGGAGTTTACGATGGGAGCTGGCTGGACTGGGCACAGAATGGAGGAAGGGCagaggaatgggaagggtATGAGTAG
- the thtA gene encoding protein thtA (COG:S;~EggNog:ENOG410PK0C;~InterPro:IPR015943,IPR031297,IPR018846,IPR011041;~PFAM:PF10433;~go_function: GO:0003824 - catalytic activity [Evidence IEA];~go_function: GO:0005515 - protein binding [Evidence IEA];~go_process: GO:0006281 - DNA repair [Evidence IEA]), whose product MSGKMPSESEMDIDSGPLASKAKLGLLSHTLVSSPIIQWILPARLRSKYQNDVIFVGERNLQIKEAISGTHLEEVSSKSDFDSYIMAAKVINVSTELPWEAQMRVGSDGADATLELRGGLPSQIMVLSLASKELVFLYYSSVASQFIHCHRPLPSDVSTFERFGRNIAVEPRSRAVAVSASSDYFGVFILKTPPVVQAQMSEGQLDPVAEERFFRLDGDIIFMEFLYPKSEDGDKIILLLLVSHNQTTHAVCYEWNACQTLRQSHPLVTKKKLPPEDRLPTMMIPLTKASSFMLVTTTAMTIYKNKLDSPGQPTKYPLPFPDREQQRSPLWTRWARPLRNWLYNQKHDDIYLCREDGRIDYLGVGNEGDVENQAQLGHLSCDVDAAFDILDIGHEGGDLLLAAGNTGDGGLFVQKARDQPRCVQKFMNWSPVTDSVIVKPPPSPTAIADNIIGDRLFVCSASSFGRGAVVELRHGIEAQVGLLISLEELSGARDIWILPDSANGGVFMLTSDPVSSTILYLPANFSEEISAIDESDCGLEPNSPTLAAGYVLSGSLIQVTDKAILIGTTNDSQTRSRHELGPDENITVAAMHSPASLIVIAIRTHQGMHIQSKRITPVDIGVQVSDIGPTIDLDYEPVCMTIQNLDIGTLAFVGSGDGKVRVYNIDGNAKFLLDMSVTVDNDDDISKAIDSLAIVANTTQPPNKAVLLCGLRSGFLIMFDVSTDADNVDSPLDIRQATIRHLGYTSVKVQAGGNIGLLTCGNSFWQLSCSQGEQASDCAIQRVWITDQNNPAYYPRVIHSFTTMGAENADMNGLSGSLFCVADGQLMICTLDHAVRTIPRRIDLPGSAHKVAYSQHLKSLVVAYSQTAFDTETDPVKRYTRPYIEFLDPDSQDPLGSSMEGLGDQRSKPWRPQGAAGEKISCILEWTPRKGDEEYHFIVIGTARRNQSDRGRVIFLQTSRDSSTAQIECSVKYIHKFDGPVYSIVPYGDFTLMVSTGHEIIALEPKSAQPRRVRSARFSVLSPAISMSSHGPYVYLSTARESLLILKATEDKLALHAYGRQKHDGLSHIHIGGEMKLTLASSRGGRLSLLSENGVSETDKMMPVALCEAHLPSSVMKLISSSEPSPLSSRSHAFYGTAINGTVYRFLTLEEKEWRLLRLLQDLCIRDPVICPFTPRRRRQRNPVGHEPLEFKPSHMHIDGDILSRLVSRDSDHLAQMLDGELGEEGETAGVKSGPAHDTVQIFTELARDALGEFTNPNEAVMRWLKRLFHVEF is encoded by the exons ATGTCTGGGAAAATGCCTTCTGAGAGCGAGATGGATATTGACTCGGGTCCTCTAGCTAGCAAAGCAAAGCTAGGACTCCTAAGCCACACTCTAGTATCAAGCCCAATCATTCAATGGATTTTACCGGCGCGCCTCCGGAGCAAGTACCAGAATGACGTTATATTTGTTGGCGAACGGAACCTTCAGATCAAGGAAGCCATATCTGGAACACACTTGGAGGAGGTTTCTTCAAAATCTGATTTTGATTCTTATATCATGGCGGCGAAGGTGATCAATGTCAGCACAGAATTGCCATGGGAAGCCCAAATGAGGGTTGGGTCTGATGGTGCGGATGCTACCCTGGAACTGCGAGGCGGCCTTCCTTCTCAAATAATGGTCCTCAGTCTTGCTTCGAAAGAGCTAGTGTTCCTTTACTATTCGAGCGTCGCCAGTCAATTCATTCATTGCCACCGGCCATTGCCAAGCGATGTTAGTACTTTTGAGCGATTCGGTCGAAATATTGCTGTTGAACCAAG GTCTAGGGCAGTTGCTGTCAGCGCCTCCTCCGACTATTTTGGTGTGTTCATTCTAAAGACGCCTCCTGTCGTCCAAGCCCAGATGTCGGAGGGCCAGTTAGATCCCGTAGCAGAG GAGCGCTTTTTTCGTCTCGACGGCGATATCATCTTCATGGAATTTCTCTACCCTAAATCCGAGGACGGGGACAAgatcatccttcttctcttggtCTCCCACAATCAGACAACACATGCTGTATGCTACGAGTGGAACGCATGTCAAACTCTACGCCAATCCCACCCACTCGTAACAAAAAAGAAGCTGCCACCGGAGGATAGACTGCCCACCATGATGATACCGTTAACCAAGGCCTCCTCTTTCATGTTGGTAACCACAACTGCGATGACTATCTATAAAAACAAGCTTGACTCCCCTGGGCAGCCTACCAAATACCCGCTTCCTTTTCCTGACCGCGAGCAACAAAGATCACCTCTATGGACTCGATGGGCAAGGCCATTGCGCAACTGGTTATACAACCAAAAACATGACGATATATACCTTTGTCGGGAAGATGGCAGGATAGACTACTTGGGTGTTGGGAACGAAGGTGACGTTGAGAACCAAGCCCAACTTGGTCACTTGTCCTGCGACGTTGACGCGGCCTTTGATATCTTAGATATTGGCCATGAGGGTGGCGATCTTCTTCTAGCTGCTGGTAATACCGGTGATGGAGGGCTGTTCGTGCAGAAAGCCCGAGACCAGCCTCGGTGCGTCCAAAAGTTTATGAACTGGTCCCCGGTTACCGATTCTGTTATCGTGAAGCCCCCTCCGAGCCCGACCGCGATAGCGGATAACATCATTGGTGATcggttgtttgtttgctcTGCATCGTCTTTCGGTCGTGGAGCCGTGGTTGAATTGCGACACGGGATTGAAGCACAGGTTGGACTTCTTATATCCTTGGAAGAACTTTCAGGCGCCAGGGATATATGGATTTTACCAGACAGCGCCAACGGTGGTGTTTTCATGTTAACCTCAGACCCTGTGTCCTCAACCATTCTCTATCTTCCAGCCAATTTCAGCGAAGAAATATCTGCCATTGATGAATCCGATTGTGGATTAGAACCAAATTCACCGACCCTAGCAGCCGGGTACGTCCTGTCAGGAAGCCTCATCCAGGTAACTGACAAAGCGATACTTATCGGCACGACAAATGATTCGCAGACCCGTTCTCGCCATGAATTGGGTCCGGACGAGAATATAACAGTGGCGGCTATGCATAGTCCAGCATCCCTTATTGTTATTGCTATCCGGACTCACCAGGGAATGCACATCCAATCAAAAAGAATCACTCCTGTGGACATCGGCGTCCAAGTGTCCGATATTGGTCCGACCATTGACCTGGATTATGAGCCTGTCTGTATGACGATCCAAAATCTCGATATCGGTACTCTTGCCTTTGTCGGAAGTGGAGATGGTAAGGTTCGGGTTTATAACATTGATGGAAACGCCAAATTTCTCCTAGACATGTCTGTCACCGTTGACAATGATGACGACATTTCAAAGGCTATTGATAGTCTTGCAATAGTTGCAAACACAACCCAGCCACCCAACAAAGCCGTCCTGCTATGCGGCCTGCGGAGCGGCTTCTTGATCATGTTTGACGTCTCAACAGATGCCGACAATGTTGATTCTCCCCTTG ACATACGTCAAGCCACAATCAGACATCTGGGATATACATCGGTTAAAGTACAGGCTGGGGGAAATATTGGGTTACTGACATGCGGCAATAGCTTCTGGCAGTTAAGCTGCTCCCAAGGAGAGCAGGCATCCGACTGCGCTATTCAAAGAGTATGGATAACTGACCAAAATAAT CCCGCTTACTACCCGAGAGTCATACACAGCTTCACTACAATGGGCGCCGAGAATGCGGACATGAATGGCCTTTCTGGCAGCCTTTTCTGTGTCGCAGATGGGCAGCTGATGATATGCACATTAGATCATGCTGTTAGGACTATTCCTCGAAGAATCGATCTACCAGGCAGCGCGCACAAGGTGGCTTATTCGCAGCATCTAAAGAGCCTAGTGGTAGCATACAGCCAAACCGCGTTCGATACCGAAACGGATCCTGTCAAACGTTATACCAGGCCATATATCGAGTTCCTTGATCCAGATTCCCAAGATCCCCTTGGCAGTTCTATGGAGGGCTTAGGGGACCAAAGAAGTAAGCCCTGGAGACCTCAAGGTGCGGCCGGTGAGAAGATCAGTTGTATTCTGGAGTGGACCCCGAGAAAGGGTGATGAAGAGTATCATTTCATCGTCATTGGGACCGCACGGCGGAACCAGTCGGACCGCGGTCGGGTTATCTTTCTTCAAACTTCTCGAGACTCGTCCACGGCCCAGATTGAGTGCTCTGTCAAGTATATCCACAAATTTGATGGCCCGGTCTATTCCATCGTCCCATATGGGGATTTCACATTAATGGTGTCCACCGGTCATGAAATTATAGCATTGGAACCAAAATCCGCGCAGCCAAGGCGAGTTCGCTCAGCAAGATTTTCAGTCTTGTCTCCGGCTATCTCGATGTCCTCTCACGGACCATACGTCTACCTATCAACCGCTAGGGAGTCCCTCCTGATATTGAAGGCCACCGAAGATAAACTGGCTTTACATGCATATGGCCGCCAGAAGCACGATGGGCTCTCCCACATCCACATCGGAGGGGAGATGAAGCTGACCTTGGCCTCCAGCAGAGGTGGGCGGTTGAGCTTGCTCTCAGAAAATGGCGTGTCTGAAACCGACAAGATGATGCCTGTTGCATTGTGCGAAGCGCATCTCCCTTCGTCCGTAATGAAACTTATTTCTAGCTCCGAGCCGTCCCCGCTTTCGTCTCGTTCTCACGCATTCTATGGCACTGCCATAAATGGTACAGTTTATCGTTTCTTAACTCTAGAGGAGAAAGAATGGCGTCTTCTACGGTTGCTACAGGATCTCTGTATCCGGGATCCCGTCATATGTCCGTTCAcgcccagaagaagaaggcagcgCAATCCGGTAGGCCATGAGCCTCTCGAGTTTAAGCCGTCCCATATGCACATTGACGGCGATATCCTGAGTCGACTTGTCTCGCGTGACTCGGACCATCTGGCGCAAATGCTCGATGGAgagcttggagaagaaggggagacCGCAGGCGTGAAGTCAGGACCCGCACACGATACTGTCCAAATCTTCACGGAGCTGGCTCGAGATGCCCTTGGGGAGTTCACAAACCCAAACGAAGCAGTTATGAGGTGGTTGAAGAGACTGTTCCATGTAGAATTCTAA
- a CDS encoding TBC domain-containing protein (BUSCO:EOG092642UD;~COG:T;~EggNog:ENOG410PI6X;~InterPro:IPR035969,IPR000195;~PFAM:PF00566;~TransMembrane:3 (i217-234o246-267i375-392o)): MADMHKPPRTRSVSSKNQTSEKALDAMTDDSAHSSEVQSAHDSEKVEAIRRACDLRDIDALISHATSEGGLLKDELRRLAWPILLQYDESAQSTLSPESDLSPHRDEEQVRLDVNRSFVYYPECSDDVLSSKKNELSRVIKRVLRNYPMLCYFQGYHDIVQVLLLVLGEDESAPAVARLSMLRIRDYMLPSLSPAVKHLQLIPAIIQKADEALHKRLLGIRPFFALSATLTLYAHDIQEYSDIARLFDFFLAWEPVVSIYLFVAIVLSRRKELLEIPEDEPEMLHYTLSKLPQPLDLEGLISRAVQLFHDYPPESLPSGAWRRIPWCSVLKTTRDGSRTQSTGAAVELFHKQTEHLRGEERREKFIGFLWSHRRTIGSVAVAVFVGAMSVWLRKRGLDNSILSYLDRFRMDFQGRLQSVFD, encoded by the exons ATGGCTGATATGCACAAACCTCCACGAACAAGGAGTGTCTCTTCAAAAAATCAGACATCCGAAAAGGCGCTTGATGCTATGACCGACGACTCTGCGCACAGCTCTGAGGTACAATCAGCTCACGATTCGGAAAAAGTCGAGGCTATCCGGAGGGCATGCGATCTCCGCGACATAGATGCCTTGATCTCACACGCTACATCTGAAGGTGGCTTGCTTAAGGATGAGCTCAGACGATTAGCCT GGCCCATCCTGCTCCAGTACGACGAGAGCGCGCAGAGCACGCTTTCGCCTGAGTCTGACTTATCGCCCCATCGCGATGAAGAACAAGTTCGACTGGATGTGAACCGCTCCTTTGTATACTATCCCGAAT GCTCTGATGATGTATTATCCTCGAAAAAGAACGAGCTGTCACGAGTGATCAAGCGAGTTCTGCGGAACTACCCTATGCTGTGCTATTTTCAAGGCTACCATGATATTGTGCAAGTCTTGCTATTAGTCCTTGGTGAAGATGAATCCGCTCCAGCTGTTGCTCGACTGTCCATGCTCCGGATTAGGGACTACATGTTGCCGTCGCTTTCGCCGGCAGTCAAGCACTTGCAGCTCATCCCAGCCATAATCCAAAAGGCCGACGAGGCCCTCCACAAGCGCCTCTTAGGTATTCGACCTTTCTTTGCACTCTCCGCAACCCTCACATTGTATGCACACGATATCCAGGAGTATAGTGATATTGCGCGactctttgacttcttcctaGCCTGGGAGCCGGTTGTCTCAATATATCTCTTTGTTGCTATCGTACTCTCACGCAGGAAGGAGTTACTCGAAATTCCAGAGGACGAACCGGAAATGTTACACTATACTCTTTCAAAACTGCCACAACCCCTTGACCTGGAAGGCCTCATATCTCGAGCGGTGCAGCTTTTCCATGACTACCCACCCGAATCCTTACCAtctggagcctggagaaGGATTCCTTGGTGCAGTGTCCTGAAAACGACCCGAGATGGCTCCAGGACACAGTCTACGGGCGCAGCCGTCGAACTATTTCATAAACAGACAGAACACCTTCGCGGcgaagagagaagggagaaattCATCGGATTTTTGTGGAGCCACAGACGCACCATCGGCTCCGTGGCTGTCGCTGTCTTCGTCGGCGCCATGTCTGTCTGGTTAAGGAAAAGGGGACTCGACAACAGTATCCTGTCATACCTCGATCGGTTTAGGATGGATTTCCAGGGACGGCTCCAATCCGTGTTTGATTAA